In the genome of Triticum urartu cultivar G1812 chromosome 5, Tu2.1, whole genome shotgun sequence, one region contains:
- the LOC125509185 gene encoding protein alan shepard-like: MDSGNSGSLQSSSGGDDDFDSRGGGGVDSSPLSALLRPTPSPSAAGAFSMHGSLYGLQDFASAPPPPQQQQQQHHQQHQQQQQASWSAQFMAGPASSSSRVGPPDAGMGGASAHQAPDPSAAAATAPPRGSRKRARASRRAPTTVLTTDTSNFRAMVQEFTGIPNPPFAAGAGGPGGSFNSRFDHIFSSSALRSAAGAAGDPASSLPPYLLRPFAQKLQTAPSPFAPFTSPSSSTPPSSNMGIANANARAPATAAATTTASANQRGVAGDDFQLTSSALLRMQDHSSNYLSFQNLLGSTQPSSQHMFGGMSHGASRLHEQSPSEFMPGAGSGSMGLTHGGMMVSEGMHMHQQQRSDVHQGGDELSGVVRAGASGSGGGSCKLNYPPHTGAPSSSAAASTDMPPDGASRSSRGEGLDPWLCTSE, translated from the coding sequence ATGGACTCCGGCAACAGCGGCAGCCTCCAGTCGTCcagcggcggcgacgacgacttcgactcgcggggcggcggcggcgtcgactCCTCGCCGCTCTCCGCGCTGCTCCGGCCCACGCCCTCGCCCTCCGCGGCCGGGGCCTTCTCGATGCACGGATCGCTCTACGGCCTTCAGGATTTCgcctccgccccgccgccgccgcagcagcaacagcaacagcaccACCAGCAacaccagcagcagcagcaggcgTCCTGGTCGGCGCAGTTCATGGCGGGGCCGGCCTCCTCGTCGTCGCGTGTCGGGCCGCCCGACGCGGGCATGGGCGGCGCGAGCGCGCATCAGGCGCCTGATCCGTCGGCTGCGGCTGCGACGGCGCCGCCCAGGGGGTCGCGGAAGAGGGCGCGCGCGTCGCGGCGTGCACCCACGACGGTGCTCACCACCGACACCTCAAACTTCCGCGCCATGGTGCAGGAGTTCACCGGCATCCCTAACCCGCCCTTCGCTGCCGGCGCAGGGGGGCCTGGTGGGTCTTTCAACTCCCGCTTCGACCACATCTTCTCGTCCTCCGCCCTCCGCTCCGCCGCCGGTGCGGCCGGCGATCCAGCCTCCTCGCTGCCGCCGTACCTCCTCCGTCCTTTCGCGCAGAAGCTCCAGACGGCACCTTCGCCTTTCGCGCCCTTCACGTCGCCGTCCTCGTCAACACCTCCGTCGTCGAACATGGGCATCGCCAATGCCAATGCCAGGGCGCCCGCCACGGCCGCCGCCACCACAACAGCGTCTGCCAATCAGCGCGGCGTCGCCGGAGATGACTTCCAGCTGACGTCCTCGGCGCTCCTGCGGATGCAGGACCACAGCAGCAACTACCTGTCTTTCCAGAACCTCCTCGGCTCCACGCAGCCTTCGTCGCAGCACATGTTCGGCGGCATGTCGCATGGTGCATCGAGGCTGCACGAGCAATCGCCGTCGGAGTTCATGCCAGGCGCCGGCAGCGGCAGCATGGGGCTCACCCACGGCGGGATGATGGTCTCGGAGGGGATGCACATGCACCAACAACAAAGAAGCGACGTCCACCAGGGCGGCGACGAGCTGTCGGGCGTGGTCCGGGCCGGCGCGTCCgggagcggcggcggcagctgcAAGTTGAACTACCCGCCCCACACCGGCGCGCCATCGTCGTCGGCGGCAGCCAGCACCGACATGCCACCGGACGGCGCCTCCCGGAGCAGCCGCGGCGAGGGCCTAGACCCATGGCTTTGTACATCCGAGTAG